The Diachasmimorpha longicaudata isolate KC_UGA_2023 chromosome 18, iyDiaLong2, whole genome shotgun sequence DNA segment tatgtttttaatgatctcaattcaactaggtcagcctcccacacatcatcaatgttggttactgtacAATTGTTGGAATTCCTGGAAATCGACAGGATTCTACCACCAACACTTAAGCCTGCTCACCGTCAGGCAAACCACAACAACCCCGTTGTTGCTATGGGCGTACTTCACATTTTTTGAGTGATGGGGCGCCACTTCCTGGACCGCTCCTAGCTATTCTGCATAGGGAAGCTGCCCCACCACCAACCACGAGGACCCCCGAAATCGACCAATTTGATCGATCGGGTGATTCCGCTCGACCACTCGTTTCCGGGCTACGTTACAAGCAACACGTGTGCTATTCGTTTCTCGGAtatctattaaaaaattttcttgaccGCTCAAACAATTATAGTTAAATTATAAAGCACCGCTCATTGTTTAATCTATTAATTACTGACATTATCAAGACTGATAATCTGTATTAGTGAATAAATACGTGACGCGTAGTGTAATttatctaatattttttttttggaccgCTCAAACCCACCCACACCGATCCCCTCCGATCCAGAACTttcttacaaaattttttggtccttcgagccggatcggAGGAACATTTTTGGGTTGTTTTTTGTGAAATTGTGTGGGTGTGCACGTGGGGGAAACCCGCTCGGCGCGGGAAGCGTAGCGGCATTTGGCAGTGCGGCCCCACCATCAACGAGGGCCCGCCCCTGCCGTCCGACAGTGTCGCCCCAACCTCGCCGAGCGCCACCGGCACTTGATAGTGTCGTCTCACCCCGTCGAGGGCCCGCTCCTACCGTTCGACAGTGCTGACCCTCCACATCGAGGGCCCGCTCCTACCGTTCAACAGTGCTGACCCTCCATCATCGAGGGCCGGCTCCTGCCGTTCACTCGTAAGGATCCGCTCATCTTGGGTACTCTTCCGGATCGTCGTTCATCAAAAACCACgtttctggtaatttttttgggaatctTTCCCATCGGCACTGCTCATTCAAATggtattttcaacatttttcttttttgatcCGTCCGGGATCAATCACGTCCATGGTGTAATTTTTTACCGCGGAGGTTCTTTTCctttaaatttgttttttcttgggtttttttttggattcCGGGCCCGCTCTATACCCATCAGCTGTCAGCCATGGCATCCTTCGAAGTGACCATGGGGCTGAATACATCGAGAGGTGCATCCATCGAGCGTGTACCCAAGGAGCTGCTCGCCGATGATGTAGACCAGCTCACCATAACATCTTTGCATGCCAAGCTGGACATCCTCGAAACCTATTGGGAAAAATTCGAGGCTACCCATGAGAAGCTCGTCGGAGGGAGCTCTAAGGTTGAAAATGTCCTGGAACTGGAGTATTTTCGGGAGCACCTCTTCGACCGCACCATCGTGCATTAGCACGAGGCCAAAGAGATTTTGACTCAGCTCATCGACAGGAAGGGGGTGTCCACCAGCTCACGCCGCTCTGCCGCAGGAGGAACCGCTCAACCATCAACGACTAAAAGGTGCCTGCCAGAGATTGCTCTCCCCAAATATTCTGGCGTATTCTCGGAATGGCGATCTTTCCGAGATTTGTTCAGCTCATTGGTCGGCTCAAACCCAGATATTCCAAAAATGGACAAGATGCACTACTTGAGGACGAGCCTCAAGGATGAGCCAGCTCGCATCATCTCCAACATCGCCATCTCGGATGATTCGGACCAGGTCCTGGTCTCTGTGGTGTCCCAACGGCTCAGCTCAAAGCTCCGAGAAGCATGGGAAGTGAAAGTCGGGTCGTCCACCGACTTCCCCAGCTTTTCGGCCTTCAAGGAGGTCCTCACCGGGAGGGCTCGTGCCATGGAGAGCATGGAGATCAATATGACCGCTCGCTCCACGGCTCAGGCTACGAAGCCTTCCACCGCCAGCTTCCGAAGGCCTCCCTTGTCGGTCAAGGTGCATCACGGGGCCGCTCCACCGCCACAACAGTCAAGGCCACCTCCCAGGACCACTTCATCAGGGAAAATGACCTACCCCTGCTCGATGTGCCAGGCAGACCACTATCTATCTACCTGCACATCATTTCGTCAGCTCACGGGGCCAGCTCGTCGGGAGGTAGTTGAACGGTACTACCTCTGTTACAACTGTCTCGGTCGCCATTCAGTCAAGGACTGCAGATCGCAGACGAGATGCCAGCTCTGTGGAGCACACGCCGCTGCACTCCACCTCGACCACAGCTCCACCCAAGCCCAGTCACGGGCCACCTTCTAGGACCGCTCAAGGTACTGCCCAAGACCAGGCCGCTCTACCATCAGCTCGGCCATCTGGCGTACCAATGGTCACGTACACCTACGGGGATGGAGTGACTACCGTGAAAACTTCTGAGCCAAGGCCTTCAACGTCTTCGGAATGAAGGCCATCCGGTCAGATTGCCGTTTCCTGCTCTGCTCGTCTGCTCGATTCCGGAATTTCTGGCTGCCGTCCTGGGGTACTTCTGGCCACGAGTTTAGCTAATCTCGTGTGTCCAGATGGGACCGCTCACCACATTCGTCTGCTCATCGACCCAGGATCAGAGATATCTCTCATTGGAGACCACATTGTGCGTCGGTTGGGACTTGCCAGGTCCAAGACTTCACTGCTCATCTCCGGAATCGGAAATTCGGCATCTGGGCCGGCACTAGGCAAGGTACCGCTCATCATACAGTCCACTCACTCTTCATTTCAGCTGAGAGTCACGGCCTATGCTCTCAGCCAGCTCACCACGTCGTTACCGACGTTTACATCCGCACAGCTCAAATGGGATCATCTTGAAGGGTTGCAACTCGCTGATCCCAACTTCCTCGCGCCAGCACCGATTGACGTCCTACTTGGTGCTGACGTCTATGGTCAGCTCATCCTGCCAAAAAGCATCACCTATGACCCAGATTCACCATCGGCTCAGCTCACTCGACTCGGATGGGTCATCTTAGGGCCCACTGAAGGTGTTGCGTTAGCTCGCACGGCCACAGCTCACCTTGCGGTAACCAATGAGGCCCTCGACGGCTTACTCACCAGGTTCTGGGTCCAGGAAGAGGTTCCTGAGACCTCAGAGGTGCAACTCACCGACGAGGAAGCTCAGTGCGAGGAATACTTCCGGCGGACGCACACCAGGGACTGCTCCGGACGTTACATTGTCCGGCTACCGCTCAAGGCTCCGCCTTCAGTGCTTTCGGGATTCACGAGCGTCCGCGCTCGCCTTCACCGACTGCTCAGGAAGTTCTCCCGTGATGAGGGATACCACCAACTCTACGCAGAATTCCTCAGGGAATATGAAGCCCTTGGCCACATGCGCCGGGTCTCCGGACAGCTCACTCAGGCAGCTCATCGACAGCGTATGGGGGAGTGCACCGCTCTCGGGACGACCTTGGCACATGAAGCTCCGGCTTCAGGAGGGTTGAGGGTCCCGGATAGCTCGTACTCCGCTCAGGCTGTCACTTCTCCGGAATATTTCTTCCCTCACCACGGTGTCGTCCGGACCAGCAGCGAGACGACGAAGCTCAGAGTTGTGTTCAACGGCTCCCATAAGACCAGCTCGGGGCAGACGCTCAACGAGATAATGCATACCGGAGCCAAACTCCAGAGAGACATTGCTGATGTACTGCTCTTCACTCGGCGGTATCAGCTCATCTTCATGACGGACATCACCAAGATGTTCCGTCAAATCGGAGTACATCAGGATGATTGGCCGCTCCAACAGATACTTTGGGCCGATGCAAATGGGGACGTCACCACATATCAGCTCACCACTGTCACGTATGGAATTAGGTCCGCTCCATTCCTTTCCATACGTTTCTTGAACCAGCTCGTGGAAGACGAGGGAAGCAACTATCCACTCGCCGTGGAGCCGCTCGCGAAAGGGCGATATGTGGATGATATTTGCGGAGGTGCTGACTCGGAGGAGGAGTTACCCGAGACCGCTCATCACGTGACTCAGCTTTGTCAATCAGGCGGCTTTCCGTTGGCGAAGTGGCACTCCAACAGTGCAGGTCTGCTCAGCGCACTCAGGTCGGACAGCACGTCCCACGATCAAAAGGTGATCGAGGACTCGCTCACCAAGATCCTAGGGGTTTCATGGCACCCAGGAACGGACAGCTTCACGTTGTCCGTCGCTCGGCCTGAAACCAGCTCCATCTAAAAACGAGTCATCCTGTCGGAAACCGCTCAGCTCTTCGACCCACTTGGCTTCCTCGCGCCAGTGGTGGTACGAGCAAAGATCTTACTACAGGCGCTCTGGATTGAGAAACTGGGATGGGACGATCCAGTTTCCCCGACAACAGCACATCGATGGCGTCAGTTCAGGGATGAACTCAACCAGTTGTCGGAGGTCACCGTGCCACGGTGGCTTGGACTGCTCAAGGGCTTCGACGTGGAAGTCCATGGATTCCCGACGCATCCCAGGTGGCGATGGCAGCTGTCATTTACCTTAAGGTTCCGCACCGACCTGGAGGTGGTATCACGCTCGTCTGCTCCAAGACTAAGGTAGCCCCGCTCAAACGGCTGACCATCCCACGCCTGGAACTCACGGCAGCTCTGCTCCTAGCAAAGCTCATACGGTACGTGCAGGATCAGCTCAACCTCAGAGCTGCGCCCACCTACCTTTGGACGGATTCCTCAGTCACGCTCACATGGATCAGCTCCCACCCATCGCGGTGGAAAGAATTCGTGAGGAATCGTGTCGCCCTCATCCAAGAGCTAACTCAACCAGCTTATTGGAGGCTGGTGTCTGGCAAGGAGAATCCAGCAGATTGTGCTTCTCGAGGTCTCACAGCGCAACAGTTGGTAGCGCATAAGCTGTGGTGGACAGGGCCGCCATGGCTGCAACAGGACAGCTCATCTTGGCCAACTCACGTTCTAGAAAGGGACCTCAATGTGGACCTCGAAGAGAAGCCGGGACAGCTTTACTACGGCGCCGCTCAGCAAATAGCTATCTGGGATCTCATCGATAGGTTCTCTTCGTTCAACCGGCTGCTCCGGATCACAGCGATCTGCTCAAGGTTCATCGCTCGGCTTAGGAGGGTTCCTAATACGTCACTCCATTATCCGTTCACGCTCAGCGAGCTGGAAGAGGCACGGCTCCTGTGGATCAAACTCACCCAGGCCACTCATTTCAGGGAGGAACTATGGACAATCTCTCGAGGGGAGAAATTCACCAGGTCCCATCCGCTCACCAAGCTCACCCCGTTCATTGATCGTCAAGGGATTCTGCGTGTAGGCGGGCGGCTCAGGTTTGCGCAGCTCGACCCCGAGAGCAAAAATCAGGCAATCGTCCCGAAGGAATCGCAACTGGCTCACTTACTGATAAACCGAGCTCACCTACGCACACTTCACGGCGGGACACAGCTCACCCTTCGTCAGCTCAGGACTACTTACTGGATCCTCGGAGGCCGAGCTCCAGTACGTTCCTTTATTCTTAAATGCGTGAAGTGCGCTCGACAACGTGGGATACGTGCTCAACAGCTCATGGGACAGATGCCACCAGCCCGACTCACCCCCGCTCGCGCCTTCCTCAACACGGGGGTCGATTACGCCGGCCCCATATCGCTCCGGTCATGGAAGGGACGGGGTCACAAGTCCTACAAGGGTTGGTTGGCTATCTTTGTTTGTATGACCACCTCAGCCGTGCATCTCGAGGTAGTATCAGCCTTCTCAGCTGATGGATTCCTTGCGGCATACAGACGTTTCTCCAGTAGGCGCGGGATCGCTCACTCCTTATTTAGCGACTGCGGTACCACTTTTCTCGGCGCTGATAAGGAGCTCAGGAGACTATTCTCAGCAGGATCATCCCAATCTCGGCAGCTCGCCCAGCTCCTCATCCAAGATGGGACCCAGTGGTCCTTCAACCCTCCAAGTGCACCGCACTTCGGAAGCAAATGGGAGGCGGCAGTGAAGTCGGTGAAATATCATCTCACCCGGACAATCGGCGAGGATCTGCTCACCTTCGAGGAACTCACCACGTTGCTCACCCAAATTGAGGCAGTTCTCAACTCACGGCCGCTGGAACCGCTCACGGATGATCCTGACGACTGCTCGGCTCTGACCCCCGGACACTTCCTCATCGGGCAGGCTCCTACGACTCTTCCAGAGCCATCATTGGAGAATCTTAACGTCTCTAGACTCTCCTGATGGCAGCTCATCCAACGAAAACTCCAAGGGTTCTGGAAGAGATGGTCCACGGGGTATCTCCAACGACTTCAAGCCATATCCAAGTGGCACCACCCGACTCACGTCATCAACGTCGGCTCCTTAGTCTTACTCACGGACGAGAGGTTTCCTCCATCAAAGTGGCCTCTCGCCCGAGTGACCGCTCTACACCCTGGCAAGGATGGGCTTACGCGAGTAGTCACGCTCCGGACCGCTCAGGCGACGTTAACGCGCCTCATCGTGAAGCTCGTGCTCCTGCCAGTACCAACGTCAGGGACCTAGGACCATATCAGCTCTACAGCTCGTCAGCTCATTGGCTCTTCACCTGGACTTCGTCAGCCCTGACGGATTTGCGAC contains these protein-coding regions:
- the LOC135170770 gene encoding uncharacterized protein LOC135170770 yields the protein MDKMHYLRTSLKDEPARIISNIAISDDSDQVLVSVVSQRLSSKLREAWEVKVGSSTDFPSFSAFKEVLTGRARAMESMEINMTARSTAQATKPSTASFRRPPLSVKVHHGAAPPPQQSRPPPRTTSSGKMTYPCSMCQADHYLSTCTSFRQLTGPARRESRTADRRRDASSVEHTPLHSTSTTAPPKPSHGPPSRTAQGTAQDQAALPSARPSGVPMVTYTYGDGVTTIAVSCSARLLDSGISGCRPGVLLATSLANLVCPDGTAHHIRLLIDPGSEISLIGDHIVRRLGLARSKTSLLISGIGNSASGPALGKVPLIIQSTHSSFQLRVTAYALSQLTTSLPTFTSAQLKWDHLEGLQLADPNFLAPAPIDVLLGADVYGQLILPKSITYDPDSPSAQLTRLGWVILGPTEGVALARTATAHLAVTNEALDGLLTRFWVQEEVPETSEVQLTDEEAQCEEYFRRTHTRDCSGRYIVRLPLKAPPSVLSGFTSVRARLHRLLRKFSRDEGYHQLYAEFLREYEALGHMRRVSGQLTQAAHRQRMGECTALGTTLAHEAPASGGLRVPDSSYSAQAVTSPEYFFPHHGVVRTSSETTKLRVVFNGSHKTSSGQTLNEIMHTGAKLQRDIADVLLFTRRYQLIFMTDITKMFRQIGVHQDDWPLQQILWADANGDVTTYQLTTVTYGIRSAPFLSIRFLNQLVEDEGSNYPLAVEPLAKGRYVDDICGGADSEEELPETAHHVTQLCQSGGFPLAKWHSNSAGLLSALRSDSTSHDQKVIEDSLTKILGVSWHPGTDSFTLSVARPETSSI
- the LOC135170771 gene encoding uncharacterized protein LOC135170771, giving the protein MAAVIYLKVPHRPGGGITLVCSKTKVAPLKRLTIPRLELTAALLLAKLIRYVQDQLNLRAAPTYLWTDSSVTLTWISSHPSRWKEFVRNRVALIQELTQPAYWRLVSGKENPADCASRGLTAQQLVAHKLWWTGPPWLQQDSSSWPTHVLERDLNVDLEEKPGQLYYGAAQQIAIWDLIDRFSSFNRLLRITAICSRFIARLRRVPNTSLHYPFTLSELEEARLLWIKLTQATHFREELWTISRGEKFTRSHPLTKLTPFIDRQGILRVGGRLRFAQLDPESKNQAIVPKESQLAHLLINRAHLRTLHGGTQLTLRQLRTTYWILGGRAPVRSFILKCVKCARQRGIRAQQLMGQMPPARLTPARAFLNTGVDYAGPISLRSWKGRGHKSYKGWLAIFVCMTTSAVHLEVVSAFSADGFLAAYRRFSSRRGIAHSLFSDCGTTFLGADKELRRLFSAGSSQSRQLAQLLIQDGTQWSFNPPSAPHFGSKWEAAVKSVKYHLTRTIGEDLLTFEELTTLLTQIEAVLNSRPLEPLTDDPDDCSALTPGHFLIGQAPTTLPEPSLENLNVSRLS